A genome region from Yoonia vestfoldensis includes the following:
- a CDS encoding DUF3768 domain-containing protein: MTDDAAKIAALNDRARRSFMDCRVVVTQGIQMLGEDATAQILSAVQSFDAFTADNDPYGEHDFGKITYAGKDVFWKWDYCDLDFSMHSPDPTDTTVTARVLTIMLAEEY; encoded by the coding sequence ATGACTGATGATGCGGCAAAAATAGCTGCACTTAATGATAGAGCACGGCGCTCCTTCATGGATTGTCGTGTTGTCGTCACGCAGGGCATTCAGATGTTGGGTGAGGATGCCACAGCGCAAATCTTGTCTGCTGTGCAATCGTTTGACGCATTCACAGCGGACAATGATCCATATGGTGAGCATGACTTTGGCAAGATCACCTATGCAGGTAAGGATGTATTCTGGAAGTGGGATTACTGCGATCTAGACTTCTCAATGCATTCGCCCGATCCCACGGACACCACGGTCACAGCACGTGTGCTCACCATCATGCTGGCCGAGGAGTATTAA
- a CDS encoding DUF6641 family protein, with the protein MTHLAKLTFKSVSKATARDPVIARRDKVIAALEEQKVVFAAAVRGEQHMIERSKWMTNDQGERVLVKTQRRARAWFFQQDQGWYVQCRYGARVIAADGVNNAVFVRTLKDVAPVLDAFVAAANAGELDTVLAKIAERQPRIKPGAAKASAND; encoded by the coding sequence ATGACACATCTTGCAAAATTGACATTCAAGTCAGTATCCAAAGCCACTGCACGTGATCCGGTGATTGCTCGTCGTGACAAGGTCATTGCTGCACTTGAGGAACAGAAGGTTGTATTTGCAGCAGCTGTGCGTGGTGAACAGCACATGATTGAGCGGTCAAAGTGGATGACAAATGATCAGGGCGAACGGGTCTTGGTCAAAACACAGCGACGTGCTCGTGCGTGGTTCTTTCAACAAGACCAGGGTTGGTATGTGCAGTGCCGTTATGGCGCACGTGTGATCGCAGCTGATGGGGTCAATAATGCTGTGTTCGTCAGAACGCTCAAGGATGTAGCGCCAGTTCTCGATGCTTTTGTTGCGGCAGCTAATGCAGGTGAACTGGATACTGTATTGGCCAAGATAGCGGAGCGGCAACCACGCATCAAGCCAGGTGCAGCGAAAGCCTCAGCAAATGACTGA
- a CDS encoding AAA family ATPase — MTFAERHRPRSVHDLVFADPTVAAIIDRYAHSRPSKPLLLYGAPGTGKSEALRLIAETQFAQAGIECKDFTVNGADANKGIYDKMLNMAQMQMWPVGTPAIIVADEIDEIEDALPGKTRTFIEQHKSVQLLASTNYIKKLKPALQSRLRCVEVKKPAPMDWVPRAQAILTAEGANVTTTIVQQLMANFAGDARDFIDYLEEQVDAARQFAPAASAQPRTVASILNQASGGTP, encoded by the coding sequence ATGACCTTCGCTGAACGTCACAGGCCACGGTCTGTGCATGACCTAGTTTTTGCCGATCCTACCGTCGCCGCGATCATTGATCGCTATGCCCATTCCCGCCCCTCTAAGCCACTGTTGCTCTATGGCGCACCCGGAACGGGTAAGTCAGAAGCCCTGCGCTTGATCGCAGAAACACAGTTTGCCCAAGCAGGCATTGAATGCAAGGACTTCACCGTGAACGGCGCGGATGCCAATAAAGGCATTTATGACAAAATGCTGAACATGGCCCAGATGCAGATGTGGCCTGTGGGTACGCCTGCAATCATTGTGGCTGATGAAATCGATGAGATCGAGGATGCCTTGCCGGGCAAAACCCGCACCTTCATCGAACAGCATAAGAGCGTGCAGCTTCTTGCCAGCACCAATTACATCAAAAAGCTGAAGCCTGCCCTTCAGAGCCGCTTGCGCTGTGTGGAAGTCAAAAAACCCGCGCCTATGGATTGGGTGCCGCGTGCCCAAGCGATCCTGACCGCTGAGGGTGCAAACGTCACGACCACAATTGTGCAGCAGCTCATGGCAAACTTTGCGGGCGATGCACGCGACTTTATCGATTACCTCGAAGAGCAAGTCGATGCCGCACGGCAATTTGCCCCTGCAGCCTCCGCTCAGCCTCGCACAGTGGCCAGCATCCTGAACCAAGCGTCAGGGGGCACGCCATGA